One Vicia villosa cultivar HV-30 ecotype Madison, WI linkage group LG5, Vvil1.0, whole genome shotgun sequence genomic window, TCTATGGTCCTGTTTTTTCATGAATCAAGTTTTtaatatattcttttttttttaaatctttcaaTCAATTTTGGAAGTTTAGGATGCATGACACCACCACCAGAGTTGTCGTCTGCTTAGTTACAGATTTCAAATTGGATTCCTCCAAAGTGAACTAACTATTCGATAAGACAAAGCTACAATATATTTCCAAAATTTTCACCTTTGGAAAAAACATTCTTTCAATTTCACCATGTGTACTGTCCCTTTGTTTGAGTAGACAGTCtattgatttttgttttgttgtagtcTTCTAACTCTTTTTTATTAAGAATGTCGGTATACAAAATTTTGTAATCCGATTTAATCAAGATTTATTTGATctgttatataaaaaatttaaggtTAAGTATTTTTAAAGAACTTATTTAATTAGAGATCTTATTTTTAAAGAACCTTTTAATTAAGAGACGAATTAATGATTAAGAGCTGAATAATTTATTTGATAgataaaatgaattattttaaatCCTTGATTTGATATAAACTTTTAAATGGAAAAACCAATATAAGAAAATAGGTAGAATGAAATGGAACTTACCAAATAGAGAGAGAATCAAGAGCCAATTCAGGATGAGGAAGCAACCCAGCAAGCAAAACCAATATTTGATAGTACCAAGTCTCTAAACACAGCATCACTGCTGATGCAGCTGACAATTTGAAAAACTCTCCTAACCCTGTAAAGGCTTGAAAACTAAACCCTTTCCATGTATGTTTACACTTTTCACTCTTGACAATATAAACAAATTGTGCTATCACAATTATCCACCAAGAGAAACTCAAAACCAATGAAGCACCCAATAAACCAAGTCCAATTTTGTATATCACAACGTAACTTATTATAAGGTGAATAAACAATGTTGCTGTTGATATGTATGCACTTGGTGCAACTATGCTCTGTGCTTGGAGATATTTTTGGATTGGAAAGTTTACAGCGTAGGCAAATATTTGTGGGATTAGACCATAGACAAAAAGTGCTGCTGCTGATGCAATTTCTGGAGATTCTCCTAGAAATATCAAAAGTGGTTTGGAGAATATGTATAGTAGAGTCAATATTAAACCAGCTAGTGTGAGAAGAACTGTGGATCTTTGCAAATATATGCCTAACATGTCATATTTTTTTGCACCAAATGCTTGTCCACATAGTGTCTCAACTGCACTCCCCATGCCTAACTGTtcataaaaaattcaacaaattTAAATTGATAGATAAAAAAATTCTCTTATTTTTTATAGAGCCCATGTGATAAATGAATTCATATGTTAAGAAATAAAGCTTCAGAAAATATCGAATTTGGATAACTAAAATCCTATTTTCCTGAAAACCTGTTTCTTAGGAAAAAGGGACCCTATTAATTCAAAGTTGTCCAGAATTGTGAACTAAGATATGAATAGTGACCAAACATTGTTTCCACTAAGAATCAAACTCGATATTCTCTGAATGTTGTTCTTTAAAGAAACTCCTTTATCACTAAAGCCCAAGTACTtggttaatttattattaatttttattaaatatagttttagttatattttttattcttttcatttaTATAATGTGTAATTTTGGTCCTCACAATTATATTCTAAAAATTTTAGTCTCGTTTATTTTactaaaaattatatatacattcatttaaatcagtacaataaattttaaaaaatatataaattcaatatcgctaaaattgataaaaataaaaattaatttggatcagaaaaatattttttaaatcagaACATGATTTTTAAATAGATGATAGATGAACTCATGCATACACTTTGACTGATGATTAAAATCCTATCATCTTTATTTATCAATAGCGGATTCAGTTCGCCTTGATTTTGAGGGAGGTTTTAGTTTATGATTTTTATTGTTCTCATGCTGAATTTGGATCTGTAGATGGTGATTCCGTCGGTAAGACCTCTAACTGTTAACTGCTTAAGCaatttaatttatgtattttatttgatttgcttTTTTATTGGTCAtggtattttttaattaaatttttatttgtgttCTTTATAATTTTCTGAATATTTGATGATTTTCTCCTATATATtaacatattattttattaaaaattaaatatattagatTATATACGTCTCTTTGTATTTGTAGAGTTGACACATCATTGATTCCATATGTGATGAATCATACTTGATTTACCAATCTGAACCAAACAAGCAATTCAACCagacaaaaaaaaacaaacaaagtcgaaagagacaacaaaataaataaatgcaaactTAATCACTAAATCACAAGAGAAAAACCAAATCTACGTTAAAAACAGAGAGAGTAATACCATGAGACCATAAGCAAAGACTTGTATCCCATTATTTCCAAGAGAAGCAGCAGCAAGCTCCAAATTACCAAGATGCCCAGAATATATTTGAGTGGACATTGACGTAACATTGTTGACCAGGTACACAATAACAGCAGGGGCAGCAAGGTAAAAAAGCATCTTAAACTCAACCCATGTAGCAAGTCTAAGACGTTTAACAAAAGGAACACTTGTGTCTGACAGAATTCTTTCAAGTTCACCATCTGATTCATGTTTTGAGCCGAATGAATGAGTGAAAGATGATGGTAGTTGTGGTGGTGTTGGTTCATAAGGTGCTAGTAATGGTTCATCAATATCTTTGTGGACATGATCAGAAGTGGTATCCATTTTGTGAATATTTGGTGTGAGGGTTAGCCACAAACGCAAATGCATCTGTGTATGATGAAAGTTTGATATCTGTGGTGGTTATTATAGTaggtttggattttttttttttgggttggaAATTTAACTTATTATGTGGAAAGTTGATTTTAATAGAGACATGAGAATAAATTTAAGATTGATGTATATAATGTATGTTAAAACAGTAGAAAATTAtcaccctatatatatatatatatatatatatatatatatatatatatatatatatatatatatatatatatatatatatatatatatatatatatatatatatatatatatatatatatatatatatatatatatatatatatggttaatAGTAATTTACctcctgtaatatgagcgtgttttgatTTATCCCATCGTTGTCAAAggtaggttttggcaacggtttttttgaaaaaaccgttgccaaagggTAGGGAAGAGGGAAAAGCAAAATTccctaacattacaggggtgaattactattaacccatatatatatatatatatatatatatatatatatatatatatatatatatatatatatatatatatatatatatatatatatatatatatatatatatatatatatatatagatatatatatagatatatatataggggtaggggtggcaaaatgggtcgCCCGCCCGGCCCGCCGTCCGCCCCGtcttaagcccgccaaaaaacgagcggggcgggcatgtctgtcaagtgaaatgggcattaaaatcatgcccgccccgccaagatggcgggttggcgggcggcggagttgcccgcctatttttatttatttatgtttttcatttttttaatagattaataggtttttttaccgtttaattaaatttttcacttattttttaaaaccattttttataaaagcaactttttaacaaattttatttaaaaaaatattaaatatatttacaaataaatatataaaataaaccatcaagaattgaaattattaaataaacataaaaaatattacatatatttacaaataaatatataaatttttagcCCTCGTCCATTTCAGTTGTGATACGCTTGCTTTTGGGACGACCCTTTTTATTTCTCCGCATTTGGTCGTTGTGCCAAACAATTTCCCCCTCGTACGCAAGCCAATAATCCTCTTTTGCTACCACTGCAAAGCCATTGTTGTATACGTGGAGCAAGGTCTCAGACTTGTAAATGGGAGACAGAAGTGCTAATGCATCTAAGTGAGAATGGGCACATGCTGCAATGACATAGGGGCAAGGCATACGAAATGCCTGAAACTTTTCGCAATCGCACCAACGTTCTTCTAGTAGAACCCTATACTCTTGTCTTGGTAGCCCTTCGCTGTAGTCGATTGTCTCTCTGACCATGAAATTCTGGTTATGTCAGTCAAACCGTGTAACCATATGTGTGTTGGCCTTCGCACCTTCTGCCTTGATAAATCTTGTGCAACATTCACTCCACAATTGTCCAGCTCGTAGCATAACGTCCCACCTTTCACCTCTTTGTGCAAACAATGAAGCCATCCTAAAATATGTTGATTTTACCAAAGCGGTTACAGGGAGGTGTCGTATTCCTTTGAAGACACCGTTCATTGATTCAACAAGATTTGTTGTCATGTGTCCCCATCGATGTCCAttgtcgtatgacctagtccacTTCTCCACTGGAATATTATCAATCCAAgtacctgcatctggatttgacaAACTTTCCATTATGGCTCTTCTCAGTATGGACGAGAAACATAGAGGCACAATAGCAAACATTGCCTAATTTGAGAGTTTTACATATTAATTCGTATATTTTACGTATTCGCATATTTTACACATTCGTATATTttacatattattatttttttgtttaggaTGCCGAAAGATTTTGATGTCTTCGACACGGTATTCCGTCTCCCGATCCTCTTATCATACCATATTTAATACAAGCTGGTTTTGGACATGTGATAAACATTACAAACACAACAATTGACACGAGGTTCATACTTGCACTGTTAGAAAGATGGAGACCGGAAACACACACGTTTCATCTCCCCATTGGTGAATGTACCGTCACCTTAGAAGATGTTTACATGCTGTTGGGTCTTCCCGTTGACGGCAACGAGGTGAATGGTCCTGTTCAACTACTCAATTCTTTATGTGAGGAATTGTTGGGCAGAGATATGTTAGGTCAACGTGATGCGAGGGGACAAGGTATTTTTCTTACTCAACTTAAGACACAAGGTCTTCGATTGAATGAACATTCAACcgaggaagaaaaaataataaaagctaGAAATTACATTATGATTTTGTTTGGTTGCTTCTTATTTCCCTAAAGTACGCGCAATAGTGTCAATATGTTGTATTTACCATTGCTTCGAGATTTTAACCAAACAAGAGAGTATAGTTGGGGTTCCGCtgttttagcctttctatacGCTTCATTATGTAAGTGTGCAAAAAAATACGCT contains:
- the LOC131601750 gene encoding protein DETOXIFICATION 40-like; its protein translation is MHLRLWLTLTPNIHKMDTTSDHVHKDIDEPLLAPYEPTPPQLPSSFTHSFGSKHESDGELERILSDTSVPFVKRLRLATWVEFKMLFYLAAPAVIVYLVNNVTSMSTQIYSGHLGNLELAAASLGNNGIQVFAYGLMLGMGSAVETLCGQAFGAKKYDMLGIYLQRSTVLLTLAGLILTLLYIFSKPLLIFLGESPEIASAAALFVYGLIPQIFAYAVNFPIQKYLQAQSIVAPSAYISTATLFIHLIISYVVIYKIGLGLLGASLVLSFSWWIIVIAQFVYIVKSEKCKHTWKGFSFQAFTGLGEFFKLSAASAVMLCLETWYYQILVLLAGLLPHPELALDSLSICTTVSGWTFMISVGFNAAASVRVSNELGAGNPKSASFSVLVVTVISFIISVIIALVVLALRDVISYIFTGGEEVSAAVSDLCPLLALAIVLNGVQPVLSGVAVGCGWQSFVAYVNVGCYYGIGIPLGSVLGFYFKFGAKGIWLGMLAGTVLQTIILVWSTFRTDWSKEVEESRKRLNKWEDKTDETLLKK